The Solanum lycopersicum chromosome 6, SLM_r2.1 genome has a window encoding:
- the LOC101243791 gene encoding fumarate hydratase 1, mitochondrial isoform X1 — translation MAMLVASRRLSTIIVRYSSSSRFCSTSFREERDTFGPILVPDDKLWGAQTQRSLQNFEIGGERERMPEPIIRAFGILKKCAAKVNMEYGLDPSIGKAVMQAAQEVAEGKLNDHFPLVVWQTGSGTQSNMNANEVIANRASEILGHKRGEKHVHPNDHVNRSQSSNDTFPTVMHIAAAMEINKRLVPNLKQLHTSLHSKSAEFKDIIKIGRTHTQDATPLTLAQEFSGYVTQVKYGINRVLCTLPRMYQLAQGGTAVGTGLNTKKGFDIKIAAAVAEETNLPFVTAENKFEALAAHDAFVETSGALNTVAVSLMKIGNDIRFLGSGPRCGLGELILPENEPGSSIMPGKVNPTQCEALTMVCAQVMGNHVAVTVGGSNGHFELNVFKPMIANALLHSVRLLGDASASFEKNCVRGIQANRERIAKLLHESLMLVTCLNPKIGYDSAAAVAKKAHKEGTSLKEAALNLNVLTGDEFDKLVVPEKMIGPTD, via the exons GTTATGGGGGGCACAAACCCAAAGATCCCTGCAAAACTTTGAAATTGGAGGTGAGCGTGAAAGAATGCCTGAACCAATCATACGAGCATTTGGCATTCTTAAAAAGTGTGCTGCCAAG GTGAACATGGAGTATGGCCTTGACCCATCTATAGGGAAAGCGGTGATGCAAGCTGCCCAGGAAGTAGCAGAAGGAAAATTGAATGACCATTTTCCTTTGGTGGTTTGGCAGACTGGTAGTGGAACTCAAAGTAACATGAATGCAAATGAG GTTATTGCAAATAGAGCATCTGAAATTCTTGGCCATAAGCGTGGCGAAAAGCACGTTCACCCAAATGACCACGTGAACAGATCACAATCTTCAAATGACACATTTCCTACT gTGATGCATATTGCTGCTGCTATGGAGATAAATAAAAGACTAGTACCAAACTTAAAACAGTTGCATACTTCACTACACTCGAAG TCAGCTGAATTCAAGGACATTATTAAGATTGGGCGAACCCACACACAAGATGCAACACCTTTGACTCTTGCACAAGAATTTAGTGGCTACGTCACTCAA GTAAAATATGGTATTAATCGAGTCTTGTGCACTCTTCCACGCATGTATCAG CTTGCACAAGGAGGCACAGCAGTTGGAACAGGATTAAACACAAAAAAGGG GTTTGATATTAAAATTGCAGCAGCAGTGGCGGAGGAAACAAATTTACCTTTTGTAACAGCTGAAAATAAGTTTGAAGCATTG GCTGCTCACGATGCATTTGTTGAAACCAGTGGAGCCTTAAATACGGTAGCTGTTTCTCTTATGAAGATTGGGAATGATATACGTTTCTTAGGAAG TGGCCCACGCTGTGGTCTTGGCGAACTCATTCTTCCTGAAAATGAACCTGGAAGCAGTATCATGCCT GGTAAGGTGAACCCTACTCAGTGTGAGGCTCTTACAATGGTCTGTGCTCAG GTTATGGGAAATCATGTAGCTGTTACAGTTGGTGGATCAAATGGTCATTTTGAGCTGAATGTGTTCAAGCCTATGATTGCAAATGCTCTCCTTCAT TCAGTGAGATTGCTAGGGGATGCATCTGCTTCTTTTGAAAAGAATTGTGTAAGAGGAATTCAAGCCAATAGAGAGAGGATTGCAAAATTGTTGCACGAG TCGCTCATGCTTGTCACATGTTTGAACCCA AAAATTGGTTATGACAGTGCGGCAGCAGTTGCCAAGAAAGCCCACAAAGAGGGAACCAGTCTAAAG GAGGCTGCCCTTAATCTGAATGTCCTCACAGGTGATGAGTTCGATAAACTTGTAGTTCCTGAGAAAATGATTGGTCCTACTGACTGA
- the LOC101243791 gene encoding fumarate hydratase 1, mitochondrial isoform X2 has product MQMRVSFWKSVDSGLQRRFLFLFSILWRLVRCLCYKNVEEVSNFFLMTRGTRSRYHLCAHRVIANRASEILGHKRGEKHVHPNDHVNRSQSSNDTFPTVMHIAAAMEINKRLVPNLKQLHTSLHSKSAEFKDIIKIGRTHTQDATPLTLAQEFSGYVTQVKYGINRVLCTLPRMYQLAQGGTAVGTGLNTKKGFDIKIAAAVAEETNLPFVTAENKFEALAAHDAFVETSGALNTVAVSLMKIGNDIRFLGSGPRCGLGELILPENEPGSSIMPGKVNPTQCEALTMVCAQVMGNHVAVTVGGSNGHFELNVFKPMIANALLHSVRLLGDASASFEKNCVRGIQANRERIAKLLHESLMLVTCLNPKIGYDSAAAVAKKAHKEGTSLKEAALNLNVLTGDEFDKLVVPEKMIGPTD; this is encoded by the exons ATGCAAATGAG GGTCAGTTTTTGGAAGAGTGTTGATTCTGGCTTGCAGCGgcgatttctttttctttttagtat ATTGTGGCGGCTTGTAAGATGTTTGTGCTACAAAAATGTTGAGGAAGtcagcaatttttttttgatgacaaGAGGAACCCGCAGCCGCTACCATTTGTgtgcgcacagg GTTATTGCAAATAGAGCATCTGAAATTCTTGGCCATAAGCGTGGCGAAAAGCACGTTCACCCAAATGACCACGTGAACAGATCACAATCTTCAAATGACACATTTCCTACT gTGATGCATATTGCTGCTGCTATGGAGATAAATAAAAGACTAGTACCAAACTTAAAACAGTTGCATACTTCACTACACTCGAAG TCAGCTGAATTCAAGGACATTATTAAGATTGGGCGAACCCACACACAAGATGCAACACCTTTGACTCTTGCACAAGAATTTAGTGGCTACGTCACTCAA GTAAAATATGGTATTAATCGAGTCTTGTGCACTCTTCCACGCATGTATCAG CTTGCACAAGGAGGCACAGCAGTTGGAACAGGATTAAACACAAAAAAGGG GTTTGATATTAAAATTGCAGCAGCAGTGGCGGAGGAAACAAATTTACCTTTTGTAACAGCTGAAAATAAGTTTGAAGCATTG GCTGCTCACGATGCATTTGTTGAAACCAGTGGAGCCTTAAATACGGTAGCTGTTTCTCTTATGAAGATTGGGAATGATATACGTTTCTTAGGAAG TGGCCCACGCTGTGGTCTTGGCGAACTCATTCTTCCTGAAAATGAACCTGGAAGCAGTATCATGCCT GGTAAGGTGAACCCTACTCAGTGTGAGGCTCTTACAATGGTCTGTGCTCAG GTTATGGGAAATCATGTAGCTGTTACAGTTGGTGGATCAAATGGTCATTTTGAGCTGAATGTGTTCAAGCCTATGATTGCAAATGCTCTCCTTCAT TCAGTGAGATTGCTAGGGGATGCATCTGCTTCTTTTGAAAAGAATTGTGTAAGAGGAATTCAAGCCAATAGAGAGAGGATTGCAAAATTGTTGCACGAG TCGCTCATGCTTGTCACATGTTTGAACCCA AAAATTGGTTATGACAGTGCGGCAGCAGTTGCCAAGAAAGCCCACAAAGAGGGAACCAGTCTAAAG GAGGCTGCCCTTAATCTGAATGTCCTCACAGGTGATGAGTTCGATAAACTTGTAGTTCCTGAGAAAATGATTGGTCCTACTGACTGA
- the LOC101243791 gene encoding fumarate hydratase 1, mitochondrial isoform X3, which produces MTRGTRSRYHLCAHRVIANRASEILGHKRGEKHVHPNDHVNRSQSSNDTFPTVMHIAAAMEINKRLVPNLKQLHTSLHSKSAEFKDIIKIGRTHTQDATPLTLAQEFSGYVTQVKYGINRVLCTLPRMYQLAQGGTAVGTGLNTKKGFDIKIAAAVAEETNLPFVTAENKFEALAAHDAFVETSGALNTVAVSLMKIGNDIRFLGSGPRCGLGELILPENEPGSSIMPGKVNPTQCEALTMVCAQVMGNHVAVTVGGSNGHFELNVFKPMIANALLHSVRLLGDASASFEKNCVRGIQANRERIAKLLHESLMLVTCLNPKIGYDSAAAVAKKAHKEGTSLKEAALNLNVLTGDEFDKLVVPEKMIGPTD; this is translated from the exons atgacaaGAGGAACCCGCAGCCGCTACCATTTGTgtgcgcacagg GTTATTGCAAATAGAGCATCTGAAATTCTTGGCCATAAGCGTGGCGAAAAGCACGTTCACCCAAATGACCACGTGAACAGATCACAATCTTCAAATGACACATTTCCTACT gTGATGCATATTGCTGCTGCTATGGAGATAAATAAAAGACTAGTACCAAACTTAAAACAGTTGCATACTTCACTACACTCGAAG TCAGCTGAATTCAAGGACATTATTAAGATTGGGCGAACCCACACACAAGATGCAACACCTTTGACTCTTGCACAAGAATTTAGTGGCTACGTCACTCAA GTAAAATATGGTATTAATCGAGTCTTGTGCACTCTTCCACGCATGTATCAG CTTGCACAAGGAGGCACAGCAGTTGGAACAGGATTAAACACAAAAAAGGG GTTTGATATTAAAATTGCAGCAGCAGTGGCGGAGGAAACAAATTTACCTTTTGTAACAGCTGAAAATAAGTTTGAAGCATTG GCTGCTCACGATGCATTTGTTGAAACCAGTGGAGCCTTAAATACGGTAGCTGTTTCTCTTATGAAGATTGGGAATGATATACGTTTCTTAGGAAG TGGCCCACGCTGTGGTCTTGGCGAACTCATTCTTCCTGAAAATGAACCTGGAAGCAGTATCATGCCT GGTAAGGTGAACCCTACTCAGTGTGAGGCTCTTACAATGGTCTGTGCTCAG GTTATGGGAAATCATGTAGCTGTTACAGTTGGTGGATCAAATGGTCATTTTGAGCTGAATGTGTTCAAGCCTATGATTGCAAATGCTCTCCTTCAT TCAGTGAGATTGCTAGGGGATGCATCTGCTTCTTTTGAAAAGAATTGTGTAAGAGGAATTCAAGCCAATAGAGAGAGGATTGCAAAATTGTTGCACGAG TCGCTCATGCTTGTCACATGTTTGAACCCA AAAATTGGTTATGACAGTGCGGCAGCAGTTGCCAAGAAAGCCCACAAAGAGGGAACCAGTCTAAAG GAGGCTGCCCTTAATCTGAATGTCCTCACAGGTGATGAGTTCGATAAACTTGTAGTTCCTGAGAAAATGATTGGTCCTACTGACTGA
- the LOC101243791 gene encoding fumarate hydratase 1, mitochondrial isoform X4, with translation MHIAAAMEINKRLVPNLKQLHTSLHSKSAEFKDIIKIGRTHTQDATPLTLAQEFSGYVTQVKYGINRVLCTLPRMYQLAQGGTAVGTGLNTKKGFDIKIAAAVAEETNLPFVTAENKFEALAAHDAFVETSGALNTVAVSLMKIGNDIRFLGSGPRCGLGELILPENEPGSSIMPGKVNPTQCEALTMVCAQVMGNHVAVTVGGSNGHFELNVFKPMIANALLHSVRLLGDASASFEKNCVRGIQANRERIAKLLHESLMLVTCLNPKIGYDSAAAVAKKAHKEGTSLKEAALNLNVLTGDEFDKLVVPEKMIGPTD, from the exons ATGCATATTGCTGCTGCTATGGAGATAAATAAAAGACTAGTACCAAACTTAAAACAGTTGCATACTTCACTACACTCGAAG TCAGCTGAATTCAAGGACATTATTAAGATTGGGCGAACCCACACACAAGATGCAACACCTTTGACTCTTGCACAAGAATTTAGTGGCTACGTCACTCAA GTAAAATATGGTATTAATCGAGTCTTGTGCACTCTTCCACGCATGTATCAG CTTGCACAAGGAGGCACAGCAGTTGGAACAGGATTAAACACAAAAAAGGG GTTTGATATTAAAATTGCAGCAGCAGTGGCGGAGGAAACAAATTTACCTTTTGTAACAGCTGAAAATAAGTTTGAAGCATTG GCTGCTCACGATGCATTTGTTGAAACCAGTGGAGCCTTAAATACGGTAGCTGTTTCTCTTATGAAGATTGGGAATGATATACGTTTCTTAGGAAG TGGCCCACGCTGTGGTCTTGGCGAACTCATTCTTCCTGAAAATGAACCTGGAAGCAGTATCATGCCT GGTAAGGTGAACCCTACTCAGTGTGAGGCTCTTACAATGGTCTGTGCTCAG GTTATGGGAAATCATGTAGCTGTTACAGTTGGTGGATCAAATGGTCATTTTGAGCTGAATGTGTTCAAGCCTATGATTGCAAATGCTCTCCTTCAT TCAGTGAGATTGCTAGGGGATGCATCTGCTTCTTTTGAAAAGAATTGTGTAAGAGGAATTCAAGCCAATAGAGAGAGGATTGCAAAATTGTTGCACGAG TCGCTCATGCTTGTCACATGTTTGAACCCA AAAATTGGTTATGACAGTGCGGCAGCAGTTGCCAAGAAAGCCCACAAAGAGGGAACCAGTCTAAAG GAGGCTGCCCTTAATCTGAATGTCCTCACAGGTGATGAGTTCGATAAACTTGTAGTTCCTGAGAAAATGATTGGTCCTACTGACTGA